In Lycium barbarum isolate Lr01 chromosome 9, ASM1917538v2, whole genome shotgun sequence, the DNA window gttacagggagctgTTCACTTCTCAAAGATTGATCTTCGGTCTGGTTATCATCAGCTTAGAATCAAAGAAGAAGATATTGCAAAGACGGCATTCAGAACTCGATATGGGCATTACAAATTCCTTATGATGCCTttcgggttgaccaatgctccagttGCATTCATGGACCTAATGAATAGGGTGTTCAAGCCGTTCCTGGATaaatttgtgatagtgtttattggcGATATCCTGATTTATTCACATAGCCAAGAAGAACACGAGAATCATCTGAGGACTGTGTTGCAGACATTGCGAGAACATGAGCTTTATgctaagttctcaaagtgcgaattttggctAGACTCAGTTGCATTTCTTGGGCATGTTACATCCAAAGATGGAATTATGGTGGATTCTAAAAAGACAGAAGTTGTGCAGAAATGGCCCAGACCTACTTCTCCTACAAAGATTCACAGCtttttgggtttggcaaattactATAGGCGTTTTGTGCAGGATTTCTCCAGAATagcagccccattgaccaagttAACACAGAAAAATGTGAAGTTTCAGTAGACAGAGgaatgtgagcggagttttcagaaGCTCAAGACATGTTTGACAACTGCACCAGTATTAGCCTTACCAGCAGGTTCTGGAGGATTCACGGTATTCTGTGATGCTTCACGGATAGGATTAGGATGTGTTCTCATGCAAAATGGTCgtgttatagcttatgcttcgagacagttgaagaagcatgagcaGAACTATCCTACGCATGATTTGGAGATGGACGCAGTGGTATTTGCTctaaagatttggaggcattacttatatggcgcAACTTGTGAGATTTATACTGACCATAAGAGCTTGAAGTACATTTTCCAGCAGAAATATCTAAATCTTCGACAGCGTCGGTGGATGGAACTACTCAaggattatgattatgctattttgtatcatcctggaaaagcaaatgttgtggttgataCACTGAGCAggaaatctatgggtagtttggcacaTATAGCTCCTGACAAGAGACCATTGGTGAAGGATATGCTGAAACTTAAAGGTACAGGTGTTAGGTTTGGTGTGGGAAAATCAGAGGCATTGTTGGCTTGTGTTCAAGCCAAATCTTCATTAGTAGAGCGCATAAAGGCCACGCAATATGAGGATGTGCAAGTGTGCAAATACCGAGATCAAGTCCTCGCTGGTAAAAGTAAAAAAATGACTGTTGACCGTGATGGCGTTCTTCGACTGGGTAAacggttatgtgtaccggatgtagATGGGTTAAGAGGAACTATTCTTGgggaagctcacaactccagatATACTATACACCCTGgatccactaagatgtaccatgacctgaAACAATTGTATTGGTGGGAAGGTATGAAGAAAGATGTTGCTAACTTTGTTTCTAGTTGTTTGATTTGTCAGCAGGTTAAAGCCGAGCATCAGCGACCCATGGGATTACTACAACAGATTGAGATTCCagagtggaaatgggaaagagTTACTATGGATTTTGTGATCGGGCTACCGCGAACCCTTAGAGGTTTTGACTCTGTATGGGTAATTGTAGACCGACTAACAAAATCAGCACGCTTCTTGCCAGTAAATACTACATATAGTGGAGTGAAATATGCACAGATATTTATGAATGAAATTGTTCGGCTTCACGGAGTTCTGATACGCTataattacacctattaatggtataacgcggacgttgtcaaatatagtaacccaacaaggttggggtcgaatcccacagggaatatggtgtgaaaaggttactaaaatcgtagatgctaagttctaggtctaacgTCTTAAtctgatgattttggtaaaatttggttgttctataactaattgctaaactattgctttagtggtaatttatggtaaaagaaactaaggttgtgtccccgttagatagaatgtatgatcatgggtattgatcttgatatacttgtaatggatcaatatgtgaatgcacttaatctcaaGGCGAATCTCTATTATCTTCCAAtagataaagattatatctttctatgattttcccaaatataagaaagtgataatgaagaacgattaatcatgccaagtaaattcttcttattcctaagtgaatttattaaacaaagtttaaagctttgagttcttcttaattattcttaccaaccctaattattttcccaaatagattagggtttatggctttaatcagtgtttgcaaccattaattaagattgaagaatgaagaataactaaaccctaataatccattaattgtatatcaatcacaaacctaATCACAatacacccatcattgggttcacaaccctagtaagggaatttagtaactcgtgacaaagaacaagaaataagaaattgaagaattcataattgcttactttagaATGAAAAAGAATtgagaatacttgaattgatgtttgaatcttcaaaaactagagagaatttaatgttctaagtcaagagacaaaaatataatgaatgctctctattaaaaaccctacaatgactatttataggttttggaaatacaaaagttacatatttgcactttggtcccatcatggtgaaatacggtccgtaaactggtttacggaccgtaaagtcagTTCACGACCCAGTCGTCCTTCAGTTGTGACTTCTTGcttcttttgaaatacggaccgtaaagtgatttacggtccgtaaactgcatggtcgtatttcaacatccaacacttcaactttctgccaaatgctcaactggttaaatacgtgatggaatacggaccgtaaactgaaatacggtccgtaaacctagctcgtaaaccaccatcttctcagcttgactttctggttctgttgtcctttaacacgaccatggaatacggcccgtattgtagaatacggaccgtaaacttcaatttacgacctggttctgcacttcaactgtgattttgccgaatctgttcctttacctgaaaaacactaaaaaccacgtaaaatcacataggcttgcttaaaaataagtaaaacttatagtcaaaaagcatcgattgtggcgtaaaatcacgccacatcaacacccccaacttaaagtatttgcttgtcctcaagcaggccataccacacaacgactcaatctaacacttagatatcatagaataacaatgtctacatcggttttgacttggaacttttggcatgcatgttttcctttctaCGAACCACTCCAACTATCTATTGTAAAGCAATCTACACAACTTAAGAACGTAATGACCGaccatgaagcttcaatacatgacattacattatcgaacatgctAATGTGCACACACACGCTACTTTTGgcagtcactttattttgttcaattctcatccttatgccctcacatagaccaaagaatgtccccacacacatatatacaacaagaatgggacgaagataaaagagaagagaaaaacactcaacactcacaaagagttcatatctacacatgcaaataccataggcttgcccttattttctatgttctcatcctaggctcattcggttgtgatcacattaggacttatTTCGGCTTgaaatgtaggcttagggacgggtaggatactttttgggtattagtgactcaccctccttgacactacaaaatctctttaccttgattcgcctattttctttccaacccctttattttctttcacgttttcgacctcgatgtggttttattcctaatcAACTAGaaattctttttgtgtttcaactttctaaatttttttttattattatttttttatatcaactaccacatcgactctgtattagcaaattccaccacccccaacctttgttctcagcatctacttcacatttaattcacccccaacttaggcgcttggcctcgtctatctagtagcatcaaggagggaacgagtGCGAAGATGGGTCaatttcacaacgggtgaggtttcattcagctaaccaagaaaaaggtcaaaaaggctcaaaaagggacactagtgatattttcagcttttggaggggcttatttaggcacagtgacttatttacacaaagaaagcctaagatcatttcacaaccaaactaactttcgcatttcaaacaagaccaaccaggcaagttctagattatacatgcgtaaacagaattaaactaacaactcacacacacatcggcataaggacaatcatttttacacttgtgacctcctaagtagtccttcatcacacacaacaccccaataatcacaatgtcatataaagaatcaatcatgtcagacaataactgttctaagtatgcatttttcaaaatttctgaggggtccaaaattttcaacaacccacaacacatgccatcagttacaaagtaacaccaaataagtcaaaattattctactcaacctaagcaacatcctaaacatgtcagtttcaacaaaaataaaatccctcaggaaaagaactctggcaaagaaaagccgagggggttcctaaacacatatatacaatactTTCTAGAtagcccacccccaactaaaaacttTGTTGTGTCCCCACTGCATCACATAAGCATAAAAAGGGATTAGGCATACCTGCTAGCACTAActtttaccgcttttctcgccatttggagcttataaACTGGGCACCCAACATtgattcaagtttgtgaccacgagcagcaGGGGGTAGTAAATAGATGAccacgccaagtaaaatatttttcatattacacttcttggctttcaagtgaggaatgtcgttttgctttcttgaattttcaaattgcaaaatataaggctcttgaacttcttgaattacgacatcctctttttcccccggattggaGTCAACACCAACCAGATTTtccagaacaatggttgactccaatttatttttttctttggcattcccaataaactcatcttcatgatttatcctttcatcttgagcattggggagttcataatgatttgcccatggaggattttcttcGTCTGCAATCAAACCAAgatggagactagtttccaagtattcttCTAAGGCTTTTTAATTTTCGTTACCCTCACCTAGCaggcactccatcatgagtttgaactcaccaatttggtcATGCTCACCATAAAAAtcactactaaacaagttttgatggaaagatgccatttgtTTTTACTAAAATAACACACAGAAAGCGACTAAACAAATATtcacaaggtgtgatggaataagaaaaagacttcaatgaagcaaacactatttagtaatttcacaaccgtattccccggcaacggcgccaaaatttgatacgctcaaattacacctattaatggtataacgcggacgttgtcaaatatagtaacccaacaaggttggggtcgaatcccacagggaatatggtgtgaaaaggttactaaaatcgtagatgctaagttctaggtctaatgtcttaatccgatgattttggtaaaatttggttgttctataactaattgctaaactattgctttggtggtaatttatggtaaaagaaactaaggttgtgtccccgttagatagaatgtatgatcatgggtattgatcttgatatacttgtaatggatcaatatgtgaatgcacttaatctctaggCGAATCTCTATTATCTTCCAAtagataaagattatatctttctatgatttttccaaatataagaaagtgataatgaagaacgattaatcatgccaagtaaattcttcttattcctaagtgaatttattaaacaaagtttaaagctttgagttcttgttaattattcttaccaaccctaattattttcccaaatagattagggtttatggctttaatcagtgtttgcaaccattaattaagaatgaagaatgaagaataactaaaccctaataatccattaattgtatatcaatcacaaacctaATCACAatacacccatcattgggttcacaaccctagtaagggaatttagttactcgtgacaaagaacaagaaataagaaattgaagaattcataattgcttactttagaatgaaaaagaaatgagaatacttgaattgatgtttgaatcttcaaaaactagagagaatttaatgttctaagtcaagagacaaaaatataatgaatgctctctattaaaaaccctacaatgactatttataggttttggaaatacacaagttacagatttgcactttggtcccatcatggtgaaatacggtccgtaaactggtttacggaccgtaaagtcagTTCACGACCCAGTCGTCCTTCAGTTGTGACTTCTTGcttcttttgaaatacggaccgtaaagtgatttacggtccgtaaactgcatggtcgaatttcaacatccaacacttcaactttctgccagatgctcaactggttaaatacgtgatggaatacggaccgtaaactgaaatacggtccgtaaacctagctcgtaaaccaccatcttctcagcttgactttctggttctgttttcctttaacacgaccatggaatacggcccgtattgtagaatacggaccgtaaacttcaatttacgacctggttctgcacttcaactgtgattttgccgaatctgttcctttacctgaaaaacactaaaaaccacgtaaaatcatataggcttgcttaaaaacaagtaaaacttatagtcaaaaagcatcgattatggcgtaaaatcacgccacatcaagtTCCAGTATCcatcatctctgatagaggatcACAATTTACCTCCcgcttctggaaatcttttcaagaagcaTTGGGTACACGAGTAGATCTTAGTatggcatttcatccccagataGACGGGCAGTCTGAACGTACTATACAGatcttggaggatatgttgagagcctgCGTTcttgattttggaggtagttgggattcTTACCTACCCTTAGCtgaatttgcctacaataacagctTTCAGTCAAGCATTGAGATGGCttcatatgaagccttatatggaaggcggtgtcgttctcctatcggatggtttgaagtgggagaggcTAATGTATTGGGACCAGACTTGGTACAAGAAGCTATCGACAAGGTCCAGTTAATTAGACAGAGGTTGCTCACGGCTCAAAGCAGACAAAAGTCTTATGTGAATAAGAGAAGAGATTTAGTGTTCACAGTTGGGGTCAAAGTTTTCTTGCGAGTCTCTCCTATGCAAGGTGTGATGCGATTCGGAAAAAGAGGTAAATTGAGTCCGAGATTTATAGGACCATATGAGATACTTGACCGCATAGAAGAAGTGGCTTATCGTTTGGCACTTCCTCGTGAGATGTCTTTTatccatccagtgtttcatgtttctatgctaagAAAATGCATATCAGACTCTTCTCGTGTGCTTGAAGCACCGACTATACATCTTGATTACAACTTGACGTACAAGGAGGAGCCAGTGGCTATTGTTGACAGACAAATAAGGAAGTTACGGTCAAAAGAAATTGTGTCCgtgaaagtcttatggagaaatcatACCTttgaagaagctacttgggagtcCGAGAATGATATGCGAGCcaagtatccccacttgtttcagTCTATAGGTATGCTCTTGTTTTAAATTCGGGGACTGAATTTCTTAAGGTGGAGAGAATGTAATATCCCATATTTAAGTGTAGGTATTTAAGTAATTagcaaaaaaaaatagaaaagaagcaAATTGATGTAaagaccaaaaagaaaaaagaaaaaaaaagtcaatGGGCTTAGCCCAAAAGAGGAGTCTGACGTGAAAAACAAAATAAGGGTAAATGACCTGAAGTGTAATTCCCTCAATTTCAAAGATACAGAATGTGAGcagttaaacaaaaaaaaaaggtttggCAAAGAAAAATCAATGATTCACTTCCCAAACTTCTTCAAAGTTTGTTAAAAAGATCTGGCATCTACTTGGAATTGAACTACCACGATCAAAATTCAAGATaacaatatattttatttttttccatgATTATCATTCTAAATGATGGATGATTGGGGTTGGATTAACGGATGTTGGTAGAACTAGAGCATAGTCGGACTTCCAGTAATTTCCTTAAATTGGGTAAACAAAGAAAACAGAGAATGTTTAAGCTAAAGGATCACTTCGGGTTTGGGTGTTCTAAACTAGTTATGACTTAGCCTAAATATAAGGATTTAACACGAGattgatatgatgtgattatagaTTGATCGAAGGAAGTCATACGGGTTGCTCGAGGTGACGAGGTTGGTACTTCGACACGAGTACTGTGAGTAGTAATCTTACCACAAATTGTATTTTCATAACCTGCATGAtttatacatgattttgaaaatAAGATGTGTTATCGATGCTTTGCAATTGCATGTGGGACAAGTCCTTTACTTGATATGGTACCGAACAGTTTACTTGAGATGTTTACCGGTTATTCTAATTGTTTTCACCGTTATTAGATATGTTTTACCGATACTTGAGATATGATTACCGTTTCTAAAATGAAATTGCATGATTTGATAAGAATTGATATGCCGTGTATTATTTTGAAAATGCTTTATATGAGTATTTGTAGTTTACAAAGAAAAGTATTAATGGGAGGAGACTTTGAAGGATCCCGTAGCTAACGGCGGGTTCATTAGACCTGGTGCACCTTGTATTTACAGATTACAGTTACAGCCCTCGCTAGCGGGAAGGTAGAACTAGCATACATGTACCATTTTCTCTCGAGCAGGGACCTATAGTTATATTTGACTCCTTTTATGAAGGGGTACACATGATATAGATTACATGATCCTTTCTTGGAAACCTCCCAGATATAAGAGTTGATATGACAGTGTTTATAGAGTTTATTACTGAATTGTTAAATGATTTCTGCTTACATGAAAACAGACAAGATTGGTTATTGTTATCGTTTTTCCAAAAAGGGCATTTATTTCATGATAGTTATCGAATATTATATAAGCATGTTTTATGACTTGTTCCCAATAAAAAACGGTTGTGGTTAAGTATTATTACTCACTAAGAAAGCGTCTCACTCCTCGCTATTTTTTTTACAGAGACCGCACGTGATATTGGTGAGGATTACGGTAACTAGAGAGCACGAGTTGAAAGTTTCTGGTGAGCCCCGCACTTGTTCGCGTGGGCGAAGAGTCTATTATTTATTATGATCTTTTCTTTTGAACTCTTAGAGTTGCTCCACAGTCATTTGATTTGTTTTATGAGTATTCTTTATTTATTATAGACTAGTGACtagtattagattttttttttccgtatTTCAGAGATATTTTAGTATTATTACATTGAAAATGGGTTGACTGAGGATGGTTGCAGTTAGTTTGGTTGAGATTGGTTATttctgttgttgattttgagacaGGAAAGTTTTGGGTAGTCATAAAAACAGGGAAAACTCTGCCCGAT includes these proteins:
- the LOC132612061 gene encoding uncharacterized protein LOC132612061; the encoded protein is MRFGKRGKLSPRFIGPYEILDRIEEVAYRLALPREMSFIHPVFHVSMLRKCISDSSRVLEAPTIHLDYNLTYKEEPVAIVDRQIRKLRSKEIVSVKVLWRNHTFEEATWESENDMRAKYPHLFQSIAAAAAVAAAAEANHRSPSSK